From Candidatus Rokuibacteriota bacterium:
GCGAATCCGCAACGCACGACATCCTCGATGGAGTGGACACGACGTGGAACCGCGTGCCGGGTGGCGCGGAGATCGGACGATTGACCGAGGAAGCGATCGCGCGGTTCAAGCCGGAAGACCCGATGGCGAGCGTGCCCGCCTTGTTGGCGATCCGCAGCCGAATGTCCGTGTTGCCCGCGGACTCCGTCGTCAGCGACAAACGCCAGCAACTGGACCGGATCGTCCAGGCCTTCATCGGTCTCGAGGTGGAGACCCTGGTGGATCAACCCGAGGCTGTGCCCGGCGAAACATTGAAGATGCGCCACACTGCGGTCATGCGATCTCGTCTCCCTGTTCGCTGGACGGCGGTGCGTTACCCTAGTATCCAGCGCGCGGTCACCAAGGTCCTCGAACTGCGCGTCGACCAACCGGTCGTCCGTGACGAGACCCAGGTCCTGCCCACCACCACGCCGCCAAGCCAGCCGTATTGGCTGCGCAGAGCAGGCACGGCAGCCATGTTTCACGTCGATGATCCTTCTCTCATCGGTCGTCCGGAGAACCCGGCCGCATTCCCGATCGAGTACGTCTTTGACGTTGGCGGTCAGACCCTGGTGATTTCGGGTGAGCCGGTGCAGGCGGCGGCGGATCCCGCGAACGCGACCATGCGCCGCCGATTGGACGTGATCCCGCCGGTCTCACTTCGGTTCGTGTCGGATGTGCAGCTGTTCGCGCCCGGCGCCGCGCGCCCGGTGACGGTTGAGCTTACCGCCGCGCGCGCGAGCGTTGCCGGCACCGTACAGTTGGAGGGCCCAACCGGTTGGAGGATCACCGCCGCCTCACAACCATTTCATCTGGCCGGGGCAGGGGAGCACGCCCGGTTCACCTTCACCGTCACGGCACCGGCCCAGCCCGCCACGGCAATCCTCGAGGGCAGCGTGGAGGTCAATGGCGTACGGTTCAATACTCAGCGCATCGGGCTTCGTTACGACCACATTCCGTTTCAGCTCCTCCAACCCGTCGCGCGCCTGAAAGCGGTTTCCCTTGACCTGGCGATTCGAGGCCGTCACATCGGCTACCTGCCCGGCGCGGGTGACGACGTGGCCGGAGGTTTGGAGCGCATGGGCTATGCGGTCACGCAGTTGACCGGCGCTGATTTGATCCCGGACAAGCTGCGCCCTCTGGATGCCGTCGTCATCGGTATCCGGGCCTTCAACACCCGGAAGGATCTCGCTGGCCATTTACCGGCGTTGTTCGAGTATGTCGAGGCAGGCGGGAATGTCATCGCACAGTACAACCTCTCCGACGGCCTGGGCGCAAACTGGCTGGCGCCCTTCCGCCTGCGCATTTCGCGAGAGCGAGTCACGGACGAACATGCGTCGGTGACGTTTCTGGCGCCCGATCATCCGGTGTTGACCACGCCGAATCGCATCACCAGAGCAGATTTTGACGGGTGGGTGCAGGAGCGTGGCCTGTATTTCCCGGACCAATGGGACGAACGCTTCACGGCGATCCTTGCGTCCGGCGATCCCGGCGAGATGCCGCTCCGAGGGGGCCTGCTCGTGGCGCGGCACGGAAAGGGGTATTTCGTGTACACCAGCCTGGCGTGGTTTCGGCAACTTCCTGAAGGCGTACCCGGAGCGTATCGGCTGTTTGCGAATCTCGTCTCCTTGGGCAAGTGACCCGACCGCCGCGGCCTGACCAGCGATCCGATGCCGAGCCGCCCGGCCTGCCTGGATTCCGCACGTGGCGCGGCGTGTACCTGTTCGTGTTTGGGTGGTTTGTCCTCGTGGTGGTCCTGCTGGCGGTGTTCAGCCGGATCTTCTCATGAACGTCGCCGATTGGGTGGTGTTGCTCGGCACCATGGTCGGCATCGCCGCGTACGGTTCGTGGCGCACGCGCCACATTCGGAGCCTCAACACGTACCTGAAGGGCAGCCAGTCCACCGGCTGGGGCACGATCGGCCTGTCCGTGATGGCCACGCAGGCGAGCGCGATCACCTTTATCTCGATCCCGGGACAGGGCTTCGAGAGTGGCATCGGATTCGTG
This genomic window contains:
- a CDS encoding PIG-L family deacetylase yields the protein MKTRTSSGGPARRTRQVVGLALGASLLAGCSGLSRAAELPVDPDILQQLRSFATLGSVLYIAAHPDDENTRVITYLARGRGYRTAYLSLTRGDGGQNLLGPQFREQLGVARTQELLAARRLDGGRQYFTRAKDFGFSKDYQDTLRIWDRQAVLADIVRVIRSFRPDVIVTRFSPQSGNTHGHHTASTVLAVEAFKLAGDPRAFPEQLGELTPWQPKRILHNVGVGGAGAGAAGGNGTGVVKMEIGGNDPVLGESFASIAARSRAMHKTQGFGMGDFAGDAAVVGGSRIESFLPLGGESATHDILDGVDTTWNRVPGGAEIGRLTEEAIARFKPEDPMASVPALLAIRSRMSVLPADSVVSDKRQQLDRIVQAFIGLEVETLVDQPEAVPGETLKMRHTAVMRSRLPVRWTAVRYPSIQRAVTKVLELRVDQPVVRDETQVLPTTTPPSQPYWLRRAGTAAMFHVDDPSLIGRPENPAAFPIEYVFDVGGQTLVISGEPVQAAADPANATMRRRLDVIPPVSLRFVSDVQLFAPGAARPVTVELTAARASVAGTVQLEGPTGWRITAASQPFHLAGAGEHARFTFTVTAPAQPATAILEGSVEVNGVRFNTQRIGLRYDHIPFQLLQPVARLKAVSLDLAIRGRHIGYLPGAGDDVAGGLERMGYAVTQLTGADLIPDKLRPLDAVVIGIRAFNTRKDLAGHLPALFEYVEAGGNVIAQYNLSDGLGANWLAPFRLRISRERVTDEHASVTFLAPDHPVLTTPNRITRADFDGWVQERGLYFPDQWDERFTAILASGDPGEMPLRGGLLVARHGKGYFVYTSLAWFRQLPEGVPGAYRLFANLVSLGK